In bacterium, the genomic window AAATTCTACAAGGATAGACATACAGGTGAAATAATATCTCGAATTATCAATGATGTCGCTTTATTAGAGAACTTCATTATTTTTGGTGTCGTAAATATGCTCAAAGAACCTTTAGTTTTATTAGGAGCGGTTTGTGTTGCATTTTATCTTAATTGGCAGTTAGCACTTCTGTCCCTGATTGTTACGCCTTTTATTGCCCTTTCTATCTTTATCCTTGGCCGAAAGATGAAGAAAATAAGCATTAGAATTCAAAATAGAATTGCAGAAGTAACCACTGGCTTGCAAGAGTTCATTTCTGGTATTCATGTTGTCAAGGTCTTTGCGATGGAATTTTATGAGCAACAACGGTTTAATGAGATAAACAAAAGATATTTTAATACATTTCTCAAAGGGGTAAAAATTACTGCGGCGGCGACTCCCCTGGTGCATTTTTTCAGCACGACAGGGACGATTGTAGTTATTTGGTTTGGTGCATATCAGGTTCTTACCGGAGCATTAACGGTTGCGGATTTAATTGCCTTTGGACTTTATTTAGCCACAATGTCTTCCCCAATTAAGAAATTGACCCAGGTAGTTTTAGTCATCCAACGAGCAATGGCCGCCTGCGAACGCATATTTGAGGTCGTCGATACGGAAATTCAGATGGCAGAATCTCCTCAAGCAAGAGAATTACCTGTGATTGTCGGTAAGGTAGAATTTGAAAATGTCTTTTTTAGATATGAGGATGAATTGGTCTTAAACGGCATTAATTTACAGGTTAATCCGGGTGAGGTATTGGCGATTGTCGGTCCTTCTGGAAATGGGAAAACAACTATTATTAACCTCATCTCAAGACTTTATGACCCTAATTCTGGCAGGGTAATGATAGATGGTTATGATGTTAAATTGGTTAAAACAGATAGTCTCCGTCAGCAAATAGGTGTTGTGCCACAAGAGATTATTTTATTCAGTGGTAGTGTGAAAGAAAATATTGCTTATGGCAAGATTGATGCGAGTTTTGATGAGATAGTTGAAGCGGCTAAAGTGGCTAATGCCCATGAGTTTATTACTCGCCTGCCAGATGGCTATGATACTCAAATAGGTGAGCAGGGGGTAAAACTTTCGGGTGGTCAACGACAACGATTAGCAATTGCCCGAGCGATTATTCGTCAACCAAAAATATTAATTTTAGATGAGGCAACATCAGCATTAGATTCTGAATCCGAAACACTAATCCAGGCATCATTATCCGAAATTATGAAGCACCAGACAACTATTGTCGTTGCCCACCGCCTATCAACCGTCATAAATGCCAATAAAATTGCTGTGGTAGATAAAGGTAAAATAATCGAATTAGGCACACATCATGAACTTTTAAAACAGGGAGGACTTTATAGTAAACTTTATGATGTGTAACAAGATGAAATTTTAGTTGACTAAAGAGTGAAAATATAGTACAATTAAGGTTGATAAAATGAATGAGACTTTACATATAAATGGAGAAATAAGAAAGGCGAAATATAAAGACTCAAAGCTAGAAAAGGCTTTTAATTTTGCGATTAAATTTATTGCCAGTGGCTTTTTTTCTGGATATTCTAAATTTGCCTCAGGCACGGTCGGCACACTTCTTGGCGGTATCCCACTTTATTTACTTATTTATTTCCTATGCCATCGTTTCTCTAATCCTGATTTGTGGTATTTTTTACTGGTTATAATCTTAACGATAATAAGCATCTGGTTCTGCACAAAGGCAGAAATTCTCTTTGAAGAAAAAGATTCAAAAAAAATCGTTTTAGATGAAATTATTGGTTATCTTTTTTGTATGTTTTTTCTCCCATTGCATATTTCTTTTATCGTGATAGGATTTGTGTTATTCCGGGCAATGGATGTCTTAAAACCACTGGGCATTCGTAAATTACAAAATCTTCAAGGTGGATTGGGAATAATGATAGATGATTGTGCCGCAGGGATATTGACTTGTATTATACTTCATTTTATAAAAAATATAGTGTAACTATTCACCGCAGAGACGCAGAGGAACAGAGAAAAAAGGATTTAAATTAGATTGTGGATACCGGATAGATCTTTTAGTTGAAGAAAAAGTTATCGTAGAATTAAAAGCAGTCGAGCAACTACTTCCGATTCACGAAGCTCAACTTTTAACCTATCTAAAAATGATGAATAAAAGGATAGGTTTATTCATCAATTTTAATGTTTTTCTGTTCTAAGAGATGGAATTAAGCGTATAGCCAATAGATTTTAATTTTTTCTCTGTGTCTGTGCGTCTCTGCGGTGAATAGTTACGATGAATGAAAAAAAATGCAAGAAGAAGTTTGTAAATTCAGGATTTTAAAAATAATTGGGTTAACCCAGGAAGAAATCAAGAAAGCATTAGGTGGCCATATCGGTGAAAGCGATAGTGTAAAATTGAATCTTGTGAGCAATCCTGATGGAAGTATTGACCTCGAAATTAAGATTACGGCAAAAGTAGACCGGATGGCACAAGCCTTACTTTCTGCCGCTGAAAAAGAAATCCGTATAAAATTACAGGATAATATCTATGGCGTAGATGGAGAGAGATTAGAGGAAGTAGTAGGTTATTTACTTTATCTAAGAAAACTTAGCATAGCCGTGGCTGAATCCTGCACCGGCGGATTACTTTCTAATAAACTTACAGATGTGCCTGGTAGTTCTCTTTATTATTATGGTGGAATAGTCGCTTATGAGAAAGAAATAAAGATTAATCTTTTAAATATTCCAACAGAGATAATTGAAAAATGCGGGATAGTTAGTCGGGAAATTGCCACGATGATGGCTAAAGGAATAGCCAGGTTGATGAAAACAGACATTGGTCTGGGAATAACTGGCTATGCAGGGCCCGAAGGAGATGAGGTTGGTCTGGTATATATTGGTTTATCCATAAATGATAATTTGAATGTTAAGGAATTCAGGTTTGTTGGAGAACGAGAAGAAATTAAAGAAAAGGCCGCCTGTGCCGCCTTAGATATGGTCAGAAGGGAGTTATTAAAATGATAGAAGTAAGAACTTTTGTGGCTATCTCAATGTCACCCCAACTTAAGGAGACATTAAGCAAGTTTCAATCAGAACTAAAAAAGGCTAATGCTGATGTTAAATGGGTAAATTCTGATGGCATGCATATCACCTTAAAATTTCTGGGCAATTGTCTTATTGGACAGTTAGAGTCGGTATATCAAATGGTTCTGGAGGCAACCTCGGATTTTAAACAATTTACACTTTCCCTGACTTCAGTCGGGGCTTTTCCCAGTTTATCAAGCCCAAAGGTAATCTGGGTAGGCGTGGATAAAGGCAAAGAAGAATGTATAGAATTATCCAAACGAATAGACAATAACTTACTTAGACTTGGATTTCCAATCGAACAAAGAGAATCTATTCCCCATTTAACATTAGGGAGGATAAAAAGTCCTCAAAGGAAAGATGATTTGTCTAAATTAATCTCTACCCTAAAACCTCCAGCTTTTGGTCAGATGGAGGTTGCTAAGATAGAGGTAATGGGGAGCCAATTGACGCCAAAAGGAGCGCTCTACACCACACTGCAGGAATTACCGCTGATGAAAGAAGAATAGATGCGGTGTCAGTCAATTTCTGTTCCCAGGACGGCTCCCATTTATTGTTTAGATAGCAAATCCTGTAACCGTTCAGGTTATACATTAAAAGTGTAAGAAGGGGGATAAGGAGATAAGGAAGATATGGAGATAAGATAATAGAAATAGATTGAAATTTATAGAAATAGGTAGAAATTGATTGTGGGAAACAACAAATTTCCATAAATTTCTATTAGTTTCTACTAATTTCAATTTTTTTAATAATATCCCCTTATCTCCTTTATCTCCATATCTCCTTTTCTTACACCACCTGAACGCTTACAATATTTTTTACCCATAAATTTTACACGCACCCCCGCCATTTGTTTTCCCTTGACAAATTGCCAATTTTGTAGTATCTTTTATAGTATGGAAGATTACAGGGGGCAAATTTCAAAGTTAAAGGCATTGATTAAATACCACGATTACAAGTATTATGTCGAGGCCGCCCCGGAAATATCCGATTACGAATATGACCAATTACTAAAAGAATTAATTCAATTAGAAACCGCACATCCAGAATGCATTACCCCGGATTCACCCACACAACGGGTAAGTGGACAACCATTGGAGGAATTTACCTCAGTTCGACATCGAGCGCCAATGCTAAGTCTGGATAATACCTATTCCATTGATGAATTAAAGGAATTTCATCAACGAGTAGTCAGATGGTTAAACAAACAAACAATAGAATATGTTACCGAATTAAAAATAGACGGCGTGGGTGTCTCTCTAAAGTATGAAAATGGTGTTTTTGTGCAGGGATTAACCCGAGGTGATGGTAAGGTAGGTGATGATATTACCCTTAATTTACGCACAATACGAACGATTCCATTACAATTAAATAAACCCATTAATCTGGAGGTGCGTGGCGAGGTGTATATGGATAAGGTGCGGTTTGAACAGGTTAATCAAGAAAGAATTAATCGAAATGAGCCTCCATTTGCTAATACCCGCAATGCAACTGCTGGTTCTCTTCACCTCTTAGACCCAAAAATCGTTGCCCAAAGATACCTCAATGTCTTTATTCATTCCTTAGGAATTGCAGAAAAAGAAATCTTTAAAACTCAGTCTGAGACATTAAAGGAATTTGAAAATTTAGGATTAGTCGTTTGCCCTCATTATAAACTGTGTCAGGGGATAGAGGAGGTAATTGATTATTGCCAGGAATGGGAAGAGAAAAAAGATAAATTAAGGTATGATGTCGATGGGATGGTTATTAAGATAAACTATTTAGAGGAGCAAAAAAAACTAAGTTTTACTGCAAAAAGCCCAAGATGGGCTGTGGCATTCAAATTTACCCCAGAACAAGCCACAACAGTTTTAAAAGGGATTATCGTTCAAGTTGGAAGAACCGGAGCACTTACACCGGTCGCAATGTTAGAGCCAATTAAATTAGCCGGCGTAACCATCAGTCGGGCAACACTCCACAATGAAGATGAGATTAAACGCAAGGATATCAGGATTGGAGATAAGGTTATCGTGGAACGAAGTGGTGAGGTAATTCCTAAGGTAGTTGGTGTGGTTAAAAGTGAAGAGCGAGGTAAGATATTTGAATTCCCCAAAAATTGTCCGGTATGTGGGGCAGAGGTTTATCGACCAGAAGGAGAGGCAAGGAGTTTTTGCACCGGGGTGAATTGCCCGGCTCAACTTAAACGCCGTATTGAATTCTTTGCCTCACGAGGCTGTATGGATATCGAAGGATTAGGCACAAGCATAGTCAATCAATTGGTAGAAAAAGGCTTTCTTCAAGAATTATCAGATATTTATTGGCTTAAAAATTATAACGAAACACTAAAAGAACTTGAAGGTTGGGGTGAAAAATCAGTTGATAATTTGATGAATAGCATTGAGACCTCTAAAAATAAATCACTGGATAGGCTCATAAATGCTTTGGGCATACCCCATGTTGGTTCACAAACCGCCCGCGTCTTGAGTGATAAATTCAAAACACTCCAAAGACTGATGACTGCCACGCAAGATGAATTATTAGAGATTGAAGATGTAGGTCCTAAAGTCGCTGGAAGTATTATTAATTTCTTTAATCAACCACAAACCAAAAAACTAATATCTAAATTGGAAAAAGCCGGCGTAAATTTAGGTTCTCTTCTTCCCACCCATCCTATGCCTTACGAAGGTAAGGAATTCGTCATTACTGGTAGTTTAAAAAATTATACCCGTGGCCAGGCAGAAGAACTAATTCGTAGATTAGGCGGAAAACCTTCTTCAGCGGTAAGTAAAAAAACTGATTTGTTAATCGTGGGTGAAAACCCAGGCTCTAAACTAAATAAGGCGAAAAATTTGGGGATTCCTCAAATTCCCAGCAAAGAGTTTGAGGCAGAATTAAGAAAATATGAGGAGATATGATGGTAGGTATTGGAGCAATAACAGATGCGTTCTTTTGGTTTGCTCTATTTTTGATAATATTAGCTTATGCAAATCCAAAATTAACTCAAAGACCTAACCAAATTTACCTTATGTTAGGATTATTATTCTGCTTAATGTGGATTGGTTTATTTATTCTATTTGAGTTACCGGAGATGTTAAAATGATCGTAGGCATAGGTAAATTTTTAATCCTTGCAGGCATTATCCTGGTTGCAATTGGATGTTTGTTCCTATTAGCGAATAAACTTCCATTTATTGGGAAGTTACCCGGGGATATTTTTATCAAAAAAGAGCATTTCTCCTTCTATTGTCCGATAACTACCTGTATCTTAATTAGTATAATTTTAACCATTATCTTTTGGCTATTTGGTCGGAGATAAACCCTCAGATTAAAAGATAGAAATGAAAAAAATATTTTTAATATTAATCATATTAAGTTTAAGCAAAGATTTAGAAGCGATTAACCTCAGAATAGGACTGCTCAATAATGAGAAAGCAGTTAATATTAGTGCCACAGGTTATCTTGAGCTAATTGACCTATCTACTGATGAAATACTATTAACTACCTATGGTTGGAAAAATGGATTTATAAAGGTTAATCAAAGTGGATTAGAGGTGAAAGATGTTGGAATAATAAGTGGTCCTATTCGGTTAAAACCTATTGTTGGGGCAAATATCCTTGTAAATGGCAATAAATATCGCGGTGAAATAGAAATAGAAACAGGTAGGGATGGAATTAAGGTTATCAATGTTGTAGATTTAGAAGAGTATCTTTATGGAGTGATAAAACCTGAGATGACAGATAAAGCGCCAATTGAGGCTTTAAAGGCTCAAGCCATCATTGCCAGAACATTTGCCATAGATAATCTTAAAAAACATGAAGAAGAAGGATATAATTTATGTTCAAAGATTCATTGCCAGGTATATAAAGGTATGGATGTCGAATCAGAAAAGACAATCAATGCGGTTGATTCCACTCAAGGACAAATATTAACCTTTGAAGGAGATGTCGCTTCCACATTTTATCATGCCTGGTGTGGAGGTATAACCGCAAGTGCACAGTCAGTTTGGGGACAAGATATTCCTTATTTACAAGAAGTTTATGACCCATTTTGTAGAAAATCTAATAAAGGATGGGAGGTGACTTTCTCATTATCTGAAATTAAAGATATACTTAACCGCAATGGTTTTAATATTAGTAATATATCTTCTATTTCCGCAAATTCTAACACCAATGGTGGGAGGGTAAAAGAAGTTATAATTAAAAATGGAAATGGAGGATTGACGATTTCAAGTTCTAAGTTTCGATTAATAATGGGTTCAGACAAAATATGGAGCACTATCTTTACCATCCGCACAAATGGGGACAGGGTTACTTTTCAAGGTATCGGTAAGGGACATGGAGTTGGACTCTGCCAACAAGGGGCAATATCAATGGCAGAATTAGGATATAATTATAAACAAATTTTGGGGTTTTATTATCCAGGAGTTTTTCTAAGCTCAATTATTTCTGAAGGAGAATAAATAGTGGTAAATAGGGTTCTTCAAAATAGGATTTGGGGGAGACAACAAATAAATATTAAATATCAAATATTAAATATCAAAATTAAATATCAAAATGCAAAATTACAAATCAAATTTCAAAAAGAACTGTAACTATTCAGCCACTGATTGACACGGATTAGCACGGATAAATACAGAGGACAGAAGGCGGAAGGCAGAGGACAACAGGAGGAAAACCCTTCAGCCTAATTACGGACATGGATACCGGACACGATTCACGAATTTTCCATGTTTCATCCGTGTTTATCTGTGGCTAAACAGTTACAGATAATTTTACATTTTGATATGTAATTTTTATATTTGCTTTTTGCATTTTGCTCTTTGGAGGAAATTGATAAAAATAGAGGTTTTAAATACCCGCTTAAAAACTACAGTTTCTTAGTTTTGCAGAACTCTAAATGGTAAATACGAGGAGGTATATCCATGATACTAAAAGGTAAGGGACATAAATTTGGTGATGACATAAGCACAGATTTGATAGCTCCGGGTAGATATTTCCATTTGCGGTCTAATCTACAGGAATTGGCTAAACATGTGATGGAGGATGCAGACCCAGAATTTGCCTCGAAAATAAAACCCGGTGATTTTATTGTTGCCGGAAGGAATTTTGGACTGGGTTCAAGTAGAGAACACGCCCCCACCATTATCAAATTAGCCGGAATTAGTGGTGTCATTGCTCAATCTTTTGCTCGAATATTCTTCCGTAATGCAATTAATGTCGGACTACCAGTGATTGAATGTGAAACTAAAGATATAACTGAGGGGGATGAATTAGAGGTAGATTTAGAAAAAGGATGCCTGATTAATCAAACAAAAGGCACAACCTCTTATTTCTCCAGATTGCCAGAGATAATGACTAATATCTTGCAAGATGGCGGATTAGTTGACCATGTTCGTAAATATGGGGATTTTAAATTACAGTAACCGTTCACCGCACAGACGCAGAGAAAAAATTAAAATCTATTCACCAGAGACAGAAATTTCCTTTTTTTGTGCATTTCGGGTCTTTCGTTGTTTATTAATCTTTTAATACTTACTTTCGACTAACTGTTTTTAAGCCTTTTTAAACATCGAAAAACGCGAAAACCACGAAAAAAAAGATATTTTCCTCTCTGTTTCTCTGCGTCTCTGCGGTAAAGGATTACCTGAACGGTTACCAATTTTTTTATTGACATTATCTTCTATTAATGATAATATAAAGGCTCTAAATGAATTCACAATGTCAGACAA contains:
- a CDS encoding ABC transporter ATP-binding protein; this encodes MILYKRLIRYLIPHKLHLCFALICMLIVAITTLALPWFIKVVLANALSQQNVVQLNLTMCAALGTVVIWTLAQYGQDFLMSYVGQKVIFTLRQTIFEHLTFLSLKFYKDRHTGEIISRIINDVALLENFIIFGVVNMLKEPLVLLGAVCVAFYLNWQLALLSLIVTPFIALSIFILGRKMKKISIRIQNRIAEVTTGLQEFISGIHVVKVFAMEFYEQQRFNEINKRYFNTFLKGVKITAAATPLVHFFSTTGTIVVIWFGAYQVLTGALTVADLIAFGLYLATMSSPIKKLTQVVLVIQRAMAACERIFEVVDTEIQMAESPQARELPVIVGKVEFENVFFRYEDELVLNGINLQVNPGEVLAIVGPSGNGKTTIINLISRLYDPNSGRVMIDGYDVKLVKTDSLRQQIGVVPQEIILFSGSVKENIAYGKIDASFDEIVEAAKVANAHEFITRLPDGYDTQIGEQGVKLSGGQRQRLAIARAIIRQPKILILDEATSALDSESETLIQASLSEIMKHQTTIVVAHRLSTVINANKIAVVDKGKIIELGTHHELLKQGGLYSKLYDV
- a CDS encoding phosphatidylglycerophosphatase A: MNETLHINGEIRKAKYKDSKLEKAFNFAIKFIASGFFSGYSKFASGTVGTLLGGIPLYLLIYFLCHRFSNPDLWYFLLVIILTIISIWFCTKAEILFEEKDSKKIVLDEIIGYLFCMFFLPLHISFIVIGFVLFRAMDVLKPLGIRKLQNLQGGLGIMIDDCAAGILTCIILHFIKNIV
- a CDS encoding nicotinamide-nucleotide amidohydrolase family protein, which translates into the protein MQEEVCKFRILKIIGLTQEEIKKALGGHIGESDSVKLNLVSNPDGSIDLEIKITAKVDRMAQALLSAAEKEIRIKLQDNIYGVDGERLEEVVGYLLYLRKLSIAVAESCTGGLLSNKLTDVPGSSLYYYGGIVAYEKEIKINLLNIPTEIIEKCGIVSREIATMMAKGIARLMKTDIGLGITGYAGPEGDEVGLVYIGLSINDNLNVKEFRFVGEREEIKEKAACAALDMVRRELLK
- the thpR gene encoding RNA 2',3'-cyclic phosphodiesterase, giving the protein MIEVRTFVAISMSPQLKETLSKFQSELKKANADVKWVNSDGMHITLKFLGNCLIGQLESVYQMVLEATSDFKQFTLSLTSVGAFPSLSSPKVIWVGVDKGKEECIELSKRIDNNLLRLGFPIEQRESIPHLTLGRIKSPQRKDDLSKLISTLKPPAFGQMEVAKIEVMGSQLTPKGALYTTLQELPLMKEE
- the ligA gene encoding NAD-dependent DNA ligase LigA; its protein translation is MEDYRGQISKLKALIKYHDYKYYVEAAPEISDYEYDQLLKELIQLETAHPECITPDSPTQRVSGQPLEEFTSVRHRAPMLSLDNTYSIDELKEFHQRVVRWLNKQTIEYVTELKIDGVGVSLKYENGVFVQGLTRGDGKVGDDITLNLRTIRTIPLQLNKPINLEVRGEVYMDKVRFEQVNQERINRNEPPFANTRNATAGSLHLLDPKIVAQRYLNVFIHSLGIAEKEIFKTQSETLKEFENLGLVVCPHYKLCQGIEEVIDYCQEWEEKKDKLRYDVDGMVIKINYLEEQKKLSFTAKSPRWAVAFKFTPEQATTVLKGIIVQVGRTGALTPVAMLEPIKLAGVTISRATLHNEDEIKRKDIRIGDKVIVERSGEVIPKVVGVVKSEERGKIFEFPKNCPVCGAEVYRPEGEARSFCTGVNCPAQLKRRIEFFASRGCMDIEGLGTSIVNQLVEKGFLQELSDIYWLKNYNETLKELEGWGEKSVDNLMNSIETSKNKSLDRLINALGIPHVGSQTARVLSDKFKTLQRLMTATQDELLEIEDVGPKVAGSIINFFNQPQTKKLISKLEKAGVNLGSLLPTHPMPYEGKEFVITGSLKNYTRGQAEELIRRLGGKPSSAVSKKTDLLIVGENPGSKLNKAKNLGIPQIPSKEFEAELRKYEEI
- a CDS encoding DUF2905 domain-containing protein; translation: MIVGIGKFLILAGIILVAIGCLFLLANKLPFIGKLPGDIFIKKEHFSFYCPITTCILISIILTIIFWLFGRR
- a CDS encoding SpoIID/LytB domain-containing protein, which produces MKKIFLILIILSLSKDLEAINLRIGLLNNEKAVNISATGYLELIDLSTDEILLTTYGWKNGFIKVNQSGLEVKDVGIISGPIRLKPIVGANILVNGNKYRGEIEIETGRDGIKVINVVDLEEYLYGVIKPEMTDKAPIEALKAQAIIARTFAIDNLKKHEEEGYNLCSKIHCQVYKGMDVESEKTINAVDSTQGQILTFEGDVASTFYHAWCGGITASAQSVWGQDIPYLQEVYDPFCRKSNKGWEVTFSLSEIKDILNRNGFNISNISSISANSNTNGGRVKEVIIKNGNGGLTISSSKFRLIMGSDKIWSTIFTIRTNGDRVTFQGIGKGHGVGLCQQGAISMAELGYNYKQILGFYYPGVFLSSIISEGE
- a CDS encoding 3-isopropylmalate dehydratase small subunit produces the protein MILKGKGHKFGDDISTDLIAPGRYFHLRSNLQELAKHVMEDADPEFASKIKPGDFIVAGRNFGLGSSREHAPTIIKLAGISGVIAQSFARIFFRNAINVGLPVIECETKDITEGDELEVDLEKGCLINQTKGTTSYFSRLPEIMTNILQDGGLVDHVRKYGDFKLQ